One Rhodospirillaceae bacterium genomic region harbors:
- a CDS encoding HAD family hydrolase, translating to MNHHNVKARQPVRGILFDKDGTLLDFTPTWLPAYQAGALFAAGGDEAKARHMMVSTGLDEQTDDFAHGSLLASATTDQIAEAWIALGADHSAAQLTSLLDGIFAEQTAISSAPFPGLYELIFELSEKDIVLGLGTNDGEGSAKEFLKTANIDPFFSFVAGYDSGHGGKPAPGMILAFCDAHDLEPGSVMVVGDNHCDLEMGRAADAGFVVGVLSGNGTHDELAPFADVIISGIEEFSLLDFD from the coding sequence ATGAATCATCACAACGTTAAAGCCCGCCAGCCGGTGCGTGGTATTCTGTTCGACAAGGACGGAACGTTGCTTGATTTCACCCCGACCTGGCTTCCTGCCTATCAGGCCGGCGCACTGTTCGCCGCCGGTGGTGACGAAGCCAAGGCCCGGCACATGATGGTGTCGACCGGCCTGGATGAGCAAACAGATGATTTTGCCCATGGCTCCTTGCTGGCGTCGGCGACAACCGACCAGATTGCCGAAGCATGGATTGCGCTTGGCGCTGATCATTCAGCTGCCCAGTTGACGTCGTTGCTTGACGGGATTTTTGCTGAACAAACCGCCATCTCCTCCGCACCATTTCCGGGTTTGTATGAATTGATTTTTGAGCTTTCAGAAAAAGACATCGTCCTGGGTCTTGGCACCAATGACGGTGAAGGCAGCGCAAAGGAATTCCTGAAAACCGCCAACATCGATCCCTTTTTCTCGTTTGTCGCCGGTTACGACAGTGGCCATGGCGGCAAGCCTGCGCCGGGTATGATCCTGGCGTTTTGTGACGCCCATGATCTGGAGCCGGGGTCGGTTATGGTGGTTGGTGACAATCACTGCGATCTTGAAATGGGCCGCGCCGCCGATGCGGGTTTCGTGGTCGGTGTGCTAAGCGGCAATGGCACCCACGACGAACTGGCACCCTTTGCCGACGTCATCATTAGCGGCATTGAAGAGTTTTCACTTCTGGATTTTGATTAG
- the betA gene encoding choline dehydrogenase translates to MTEWKKTSETFDFVIVGAGSAGCVLANRLSKEPENRVLLLEAGGGDRSIFIQMPTALSIPMNTEKYNWGFHSEPEPHLGGRRLHCPRGKVLGGSSSINGMVYVRGNALDYDGWAADGADGWSYADVLPYFQKSETSNRGENAYRGNSGPLHTTTGHLKNPLYQAFVDAGVEAGYSRTEDPNGFQQEGFGPMDMTVRKGVRSSTSNAYLKPAISRHNLHVSAGTIVSRILFEDGRAVGVEYKQGSNVYRVNVRRDVILSGGPIASPQLLMLSGVGDQKELSDIGIDVVHHLPGVGKNLQDHLELYVQQECTQPISLYSSLNPMAKAMIGIRWILTRGGLGATNHFESGAFIRSREGIAWPDIQYHFLPAAMSYDGNSVAEGHGFQAHVGPMRSKSRGRVWLTSSEVYDDPKILFNYMSQEEDWQEMRQSVRLTREIFTQKSFDPYRGKELAPGDDVQSDDQIDAFVRETVQSAYHPCGTCRMGVGTDAVVDPQTKVHGVEGLRVVDSSIMPTITTGNLNAPTIMIAEKAADMILEHPALAKSKAPFFKADNYESSQR, encoded by the coding sequence ATGACGGAATGGAAAAAGACTTCAGAAACATTTGATTTCGTCATCGTTGGTGCCGGTTCCGCCGGTTGCGTCCTTGCTAATCGGTTAAGTAAAGAACCTGAAAACAGAGTGCTTTTGCTGGAAGCCGGCGGTGGCGACCGTTCCATCTTCATCCAGATGCCGACGGCCCTTTCGATCCCCATGAATACGGAAAAATATAACTGGGGATTCCATAGCGAGCCGGAGCCTCATCTGGGCGGACGACGATTGCATTGTCCGCGCGGCAAGGTTTTGGGAGGATCATCCTCAATAAATGGCATGGTCTATGTCAGGGGCAATGCCCTGGATTATGACGGTTGGGCAGCAGATGGCGCTGACGGATGGTCCTATGCCGATGTGTTGCCTTACTTTCAAAAATCTGAAACCAGCAATCGTGGTGAAAATGCTTACCGGGGAAATTCAGGGCCGCTTCACACGACGACGGGTCACCTGAAAAACCCACTCTATCAGGCGTTCGTGGACGCCGGGGTGGAGGCAGGTTACAGCCGCACCGAAGATCCTAATGGTTTCCAGCAAGAAGGCTTCGGCCCGATGGATATGACGGTACGTAAAGGGGTGCGCAGCAGTACCTCCAACGCATATCTGAAACCGGCGATTTCCAGGCATAACCTTCATGTCAGCGCTGGCACCATCGTGTCACGTATCCTGTTTGAAGACGGCCGCGCAGTCGGTGTTGAGTACAAGCAAGGCAGCAACGTATACCGGGTCAATGTGCGCCGTGACGTGATCTTGTCGGGTGGGCCAATTGCCTCGCCGCAACTGTTGATGCTTTCAGGCGTTGGGGATCAAAAGGAACTGTCGGATATCGGCATTGACGTTGTTCACCATCTTCCCGGTGTCGGCAAAAACTTGCAAGATCATCTGGAACTATACGTGCAACAAGAATGCACACAGCCGATCAGTCTTTATAGTTCACTCAATCCCATGGCCAAGGCGATGATCGGCATTCGCTGGATTTTGACCCGTGGCGGCCTGGGCGCCACAAACCATTTTGAATCCGGTGCTTTTATTCGCAGCAGGGAGGGGATTGCCTGGCCTGATATTCAATATCACTTCCTGCCAGCCGCCATGTCATATGATGGTAATTCGGTCGCCGAGGGGCACGGCTTCCAGGCCCACGTTGGGCCGATGCGATCGAAAAGTCGTGGCCGTGTGTGGTTGACGTCGTCTGAGGTGTACGATGATCCGAAGATTCTTTTCAATTACATGTCCCAAGAAGAAGATTGGCAGGAAATGCGGCAAAGTGTGCGTCTGACCAGAGAGATTTTTACGCAAAAGTCCTTCGATCCCTACAGAGGCAAGGAACTTGCCCCGGGGGACGATGTTCAAAGTGATGATCAAATCGACGCCTTTGTTCGCGAGACGGTGCAGAGCGCCTACCATCCTTGCGGCACATGCCGTATGGGTGTTGGCACAGACGCTGTCGTTGATCCGCAAACAAAAGTTCACGGCGTTGAAGGCTTGCGTGTGGTTGACTCATCAATTATGCCGACAATCACCACCGGTAATCTCAATGCGCCAACCATCATGATCGCCGAAAAAGCCGCCGATATGATTCTGGAGCATCCTGCATTGGCTAAATCAAAGGCCCCGTTCTTCAAGGCTGACAATTATGAATCATCACAACGTTAA
- a CDS encoding nucleotidyltransferase family protein yields MSSPVTAIILAGGTSRRMGAVNKLLMEWRGQPVICHVAQTAVASRAGRTIVVTGYDNDAISNALEGIDVKIVHNRYFEDGLSTSLVAGITALDEQTAGAAILLADMPMLHADTLNALIDAFVDARGRMICVPVCQGRRGNPVLWPRSCFSDILQLSGDRGARDLMTTFKDQVYEVSCTDEGVLRDFDSPDDIT; encoded by the coding sequence ATGAGTAGCCCTGTCACCGCCATTATTCTGGCGGGTGGCACCTCACGCAGGATGGGGGCGGTTAATAAACTGCTTATGGAGTGGCGTGGTCAACCAGTGATTTGCCACGTTGCCCAGACAGCAGTTGCGAGCAGGGCAGGGCGAACAATTGTTGTAACAGGTTATGATAACGACGCCATTTCAAATGCCCTTGAGGGGATCGATGTCAAAATCGTTCACAATCGGTATTTTGAAGATGGATTATCGACATCTCTCGTAGCGGGCATCACAGCACTTGATGAACAGACAGCCGGTGCGGCCATTTTACTTGCCGATATGCCGATGCTCCATGCTGATACCCTTAACGCCCTGATTGATGCCTTTGTGGACGCTCGGGGCCGCATGATTTGCGTGCCGGTTTGTCAGGGGCGCAGGGGCAATCCGGTACTCTGGCCGCGCTCTTGTTTTTCCGATATTCTGCAATTATCCGGGGACAGGGGCGCCAGGGATTTGATGACAACATTTAAAGATCAGGTGTACGAAGTCAGCTGCACAGATGAAGGTGTTCTGAGGGATTTTGATAGCCCTGACGATATAACTTGA
- a CDS encoding XdhC family protein translates to MNSEILQQALDWLEQGHTLAMATVVSTWGSSPRPVGAQLIINDKGDFAGSVSGGCIESFVVSEAIDIIADGGVLNLEYGVSDEMAREVRLACGGDIKVFVERCPERAMLEKLRDSQPIARVVDTQSGKTALLDHDNLEGDLDDQKLSDARLLLKHGTSGSIGSKFVKVYARPRNLVIVGAVHIAQTLAPMAAAIGFHVSVIDPRPKFATPERLPGVTIITDRPAMAVDHIALDNWAAVVALAHDPLLDDPVLVAALKSDAYYIGCLGSRKTHAARLQRLRSQGFAEVDFERLHGPVGLDIGGKSPGEIAVSILAEIIAVGNGKHE, encoded by the coding sequence ATGAATTCCGAAATTCTTCAGCAAGCCCTCGACTGGTTAGAGCAGGGGCATACCCTTGCCATGGCAACAGTCGTCAGTACCTGGGGATCATCACCGCGCCCGGTTGGCGCGCAGTTAATCATCAATGACAAAGGCGATTTTGCCGGTTCTGTTTCAGGCGGTTGTATCGAAAGTTTCGTTGTTTCCGAAGCCATTGACATCATTGCCGATGGCGGTGTGCTTAATCTTGAGTACGGTGTCAGCGATGAGATGGCGCGTGAAGTGCGACTTGCTTGCGGTGGCGACATAAAAGTTTTTGTCGAGCGCTGCCCGGAGCGGGCAATGCTGGAAAAACTACGAGACAGCCAACCCATTGCCCGCGTTGTCGATACACAAAGCGGGAAGACGGCACTGCTTGATCACGATAACCTTGAGGGTGATCTTGACGATCAAAAACTTTCAGATGCCCGTCTTCTTCTTAAGCACGGAACCAGTGGTTCGATTGGCAGCAAGTTTGTGAAAGTTTACGCACGACCCCGAAACCTTGTCATCGTCGGGGCCGTTCATATAGCACAGACCCTGGCCCCCATGGCCGCAGCTATCGGCTTTCATGTTTCGGTTATTGATCCACGGCCTAAATTCGCGACACCGGAACGTCTGCCCGGCGTCACCATCATCACCGACCGCCCGGCAATGGCTGTTGATCACATCGCCCTTGATAACTGGGCAGCCGTCGTCGCCCTGGCTCACGATCCCTTGCTTGATGATCCGGTGTTGGTGGCGGCATTGAAGTCAGACGCTTACTACATTGGCTGCCTTGGCAGCAGGAAAACCCACGCGGCAAGACTGCAAAGATTGCGCTCGCAAGGGTTTGCCGAGGTAGATTTTGAACGTCTGCACGGTCCTGTCGGGCTGGATATTGGTGGAAAGTCACCCGGAGAAATTGCCGTTTCGATCCTGGCTGAAATCATCGCCGTCGGTAACGGTAAACATGAGTAG
- the ggt gene encoding gamma-glutamyltransferase, producing the protein MTAFQNPGRSAVYGDTHMAATSHPAASAAAYSILEAGGNAVDAALAANTVLCVAEPHMTGIGGDCFVLYAPAGGGVVALNGSGRSAQGASAASLRDQGVSEIADTNAHAMTVPGAVDAWCRLHGDYGTLPLEQLLAPAITLAENGSIITPRVAYDWQSCHEKLSDSASARGVFLNDGEPFKAGDRFANPALGKTLGRIAKEGRSAFYEGEVAEEIVGLLNNLGGTHTLDDFANQTSDYVDPISTTYKSHEIFECPPNGQGIIALMILNILEQFNGDYSEADHVHLLAEATKLAYGHRDFYLADPAKAAVPIDMLLSQGTARQIAVDIDMNQSQPHTPYKEVEHKDTIYLCVVDKDGNAISFINSLFNFFGSTLFAKGSGALLHSRGTGFSLEEGHFNELMPGKRPLHTIIPGMVMKDDKVVAPFGVMGGQYQATGHANFISRVLDRGMDLQEALDQPRSFAYGGPLGLEAGYDEAMVVEMTARGHQVIRPPSPFGGGQVVWIDRKRGVLIGASDPRKDGFAIGR; encoded by the coding sequence ATGACAGCCTTTCAAAACCCAGGTCGTTCCGCCGTCTACGGTGACACCCACATGGCGGCTACCTCCCACCCGGCGGCTTCGGCGGCGGCCTATTCAATTCTGGAAGCCGGTGGCAACGCCGTCGATGCGGCACTGGCCGCCAACACCGTCCTGTGCGTGGCCGAACCCCACATGACCGGTATTGGTGGTGACTGTTTCGTACTTTATGCCCCTGCGGGCGGTGGTGTGGTGGCCCTAAATGGTTCGGGGCGTTCTGCGCAAGGCGCCAGTGCGGCATCTCTACGCGATCAGGGCGTCAGTGAAATTGCTGATACGAATGCCCACGCCATGACCGTTCCGGGAGCCGTTGACGCCTGGTGTCGTTTGCACGGGGATTACGGAACGTTACCGCTTGAACAATTGCTGGCCCCGGCGATCACTTTGGCCGAAAATGGTAGCATCATCACGCCCCGTGTTGCTTATGACTGGCAAAGCTGCCATGAGAAGTTGTCGGACAGCGCCTCGGCCCGTGGTGTCTTCCTGAATGATGGCGAACCTTTCAAGGCTGGTGATCGTTTTGCCAATCCGGCCCTTGGCAAAACTTTGGGACGTATCGCCAAGGAAGGCCGCAGCGCTTTTTATGAAGGCGAAGTGGCCGAGGAAATTGTCGGTTTGCTAAACAACCTTGGCGGAACCCACACCCTTGATGATTTCGCAAACCAAACCAGCGACTATGTCGATCCCATCAGCACAACCTACAAATCCCACGAAATTTTTGAATGCCCCCCCAATGGGCAAGGCATCATCGCTCTTATGATCCTCAACATCCTTGAGCAATTTAATGGAGACTACTCGGAAGCCGATCACGTTCATCTGTTGGCGGAGGCGACCAAATTAGCTTACGGACACAGGGATTTTTATCTGGCCGACCCGGCCAAGGCAGCTGTCCCCATCGATATGCTTTTATCGCAAGGTACGGCCCGCCAGATTGCCGTCGACATTGACATGAACCAATCCCAACCCCATACGCCGTATAAGGAAGTTGAACACAAGGACACGATCTATCTTTGCGTTGTTGATAAGGACGGCAATGCGATCTCTTTTATCAACTCATTATTCAATTTCTTTGGTTCCACCCTGTTTGCTAAAGGAAGTGGCGCATTGCTGCACAGCCGGGGGACCGGTTTCAGTCTTGAAGAAGGGCACTTCAACGAACTGATGCCCGGAAAAAGGCCCCTTCACACGATCATCCCCGGCATGGTTATGAAAGACGATAAAGTGGTCGCCCCCTTTGGCGTTATGGGGGGGCAATACCAGGCGACCGGCCATGCCAATTTTATTAGCCGGGTTTTGGACAGGGGCATGGATCTTCAGGAAGCACTCGATCAGCCCCGCAGTTTCGCATACGGTGGGCCGTTGGGTCTTGAGGCCGGATACGATGAAGCCATGGTTGTCGAAATGACCGCCAGGGGGCATCAGGTGATCCGCCCGCCAAGCCCCTTCGGTGGTGGGCAGGTGGTCTGGATTGACCGCAAGCGCGGTGTCCTGATCGGCGCTTCGGACCCCCGCAAAGACGGTTTCGCTATTGGAAGGTAA
- a CDS encoding phosphotransferase family protein, whose translation MRPDEIQSRLEPWLAQVSGANSVSLFDIEKLSGGAIQENWALSVTFSSGSLAGMQKLVLRTDAPSIVSASLNRSQEYALLKTAFEAGVCVPEPLWVCDDMDVLGRNFFMMRRVGGFAAGHKLVRDQSLGADLLKQLGQQLATIHMITPPSDELSFLKVPDDAPALRDIVQYRGWLDEFSAPYPVLEWGLSWLQRNAPANTEIVLNHRDFRTGNYMVHDGDLSGILDWEFAAWGDPMADIGWFCAKCWRFGATTNEAGGIGDRSDFYSAYEAASGRTIDESAVTYWEVMAHVRWAIIAVQQGNRFFIDGEENLEAALTAHVLPELELEIMRMTGNGT comes from the coding sequence GTGCGTCCTGATGAAATTCAATCAAGGCTGGAACCTTGGCTGGCACAAGTTTCTGGTGCGAACAGCGTTAGTTTATTTGATATTGAAAAACTTTCCGGCGGCGCTATTCAGGAAAACTGGGCTTTGTCCGTGACGTTTTCCTCTGGGTCTCTCGCAGGGATGCAGAAACTGGTGCTCAGGACCGATGCACCTTCCATTGTCTCGGCCAGCCTGAACAGGTCGCAAGAATATGCTCTATTGAAAACAGCTTTTGAAGCCGGGGTCTGCGTTCCCGAACCCTTGTGGGTATGCGATGATATGGATGTGCTGGGACGAAATTTTTTTATGATGCGTCGGGTTGGAGGCTTCGCGGCGGGTCATAAACTGGTCAGGGATCAATCCCTTGGTGCTGATCTTCTTAAACAGTTGGGGCAGCAACTGGCAACGATTCACATGATCACCCCGCCCAGTGATGAGCTGTCCTTCCTAAAGGTTCCGGATGACGCCCCGGCCCTTCGTGATATTGTCCAATATCGCGGTTGGCTGGATGAATTCTCGGCTCCATACCCTGTTCTTGAATGGGGATTGAGTTGGCTGCAGCGCAACGCCCCTGCAAACACGGAAATTGTTCTCAATCACCGGGATTTTCGTACCGGTAACTATATGGTCCATGATGGAGATTTAAGTGGAATTCTTGATTGGGAATTCGCTGCCTGGGGCGATCCAATGGCCGATATTGGCTGGTTTTGCGCCAAGTGCTGGCGCTTTGGTGCGACAACCAACGAAGCAGGGGGTATTGGCGACAGGTCGGATTTCTACAGCGCCTATGAAGCGGCAAGTGGCAGAACCATCGACGAGAGCGCGGTTACATATTGGGAAGTCATGGCCCATGTGCGCTGGGCTATTATCGCCGTTCAACAAGGCAATCGATTTTTCATAGACGGTGAGGAAAACCTGGAGGCGGCGCTGACCGCCCATGTTTTACCGGAACTTGAATTGGAAATCATGCGCATGACGGGGAATGGGACATGA
- a CDS encoding acyl-CoA dehydrogenase, translated as MDFSLSPEIEDFRIRIRDFVATHVIPLEGDSENFDEHEMLLEGPVRVLREKARAQGLWCLQMPKARGGQELGLVGMAACYEEMSRSPFGPLAFNSMAPDDGTMMVLEKVLPNEDMKQKWLQPLVDGEARSAFAMTEPHPGGGSDPSMMLTTAEKKGDKWVIRGRKHFITGAEGAKHLIVIAKTSDDPRKGLTAFIHHADDPGWHIERRIPIMGPQEHGGHCEVIYDGLEIPDDQRLLEVGDGLKVTQIRLGPARLTHCMRWLGQAKRALEIAAEYTAKRESFGIKLDEHEGVQWMMGEAAMDIQIGRMLTMHAAWMIDQGDFAKKEISMAKVQVADTLHKAIDTAIQLCGAHGYSKDTLLEWMYRYARQARLVDGASEIHKMVLSRQHKAEGIDFWSWGV; from the coding sequence ATGGATTTCAGCCTGTCACCCGAGATTGAGGACTTCCGTATTCGCATTCGCGACTTTGTTGCAACCCACGTGATACCGCTTGAGGGTGATTCTGAAAATTTCGATGAGCACGAAATGCTGCTTGAGGGGCCGGTCAGGGTGCTTCGGGAAAAGGCCCGCGCACAAGGACTGTGGTGTTTGCAAATGCCAAAAGCCCGGGGTGGTCAGGAATTGGGCCTCGTTGGCATGGCCGCTTGTTATGAGGAAATGTCGCGCTCGCCATTCGGCCCACTGGCCTTTAATTCCATGGCCCCGGATGATGGCACCATGATGGTGCTGGAAAAGGTGTTGCCTAACGAGGACATGAAACAAAAATGGCTACAGCCGCTTGTCGACGGAGAAGCCCGTTCGGCCTTCGCCATGACCGAACCTCACCCAGGGGGTGGTTCTGATCCTTCAATGATGCTGACGACCGCCGAAAAGAAGGGCGATAAATGGGTAATCCGCGGGCGTAAGCATTTCATTACCGGCGCCGAAGGGGCAAAGCACCTGATCGTCATCGCCAAAACCTCTGACGATCCGCGCAAGGGCCTGACGGCTTTCATCCATCACGCCGATGATCCGGGCTGGCATATCGAACGGCGCATTCCGATCATGGGGCCTCAGGAACACGGCGGGCATTGCGAAGTCATTTATGACGGCCTTGAAATTCCCGATGATCAGCGCCTGCTGGAAGTTGGGGATGGCCTGAAAGTCACGCAAATCCGGCTTGGCCCGGCGCGCCTGACCCACTGTATGCGTTGGTTGGGACAGGCCAAACGAGCCCTGGAAATCGCCGCTGAGTACACCGCCAAGCGTGAAAGTTTCGGCATCAAGCTGGACGAGCATGAAGGTGTTCAGTGGATGATGGGTGAAGCCGCCATGGATATCCAGATCGGTCGCATGTTGACCATGCACGCGGCCTGGATGATTGATCAGGGCGACTTCGCCAAAAAGGAAATCTCAATGGCCAAGGTGCAAGTCGCCGATACCCTGCACAAAGCCATCGATACCGCGATCCAGCTTTGTGGTGCCCATGGCTATTCCAAGGATACCCTGCTTGAGTGGATGTATCGTTACGCCAGACAGGCGCGGCTTGTGGACGGCGCTTCGGAAATTCACAAGATGGTGTTATCGCGTCAACACAAGGCAGAAGGCATCGACTTCTGGTCCTGGGGAGTCTGA
- a CDS encoding SDR family oxidoreductase: MTGKLSADLSGRTALVTGASGGLGRHFSILLAASGARVVAAARNMDKLAQTVDIITSSGDEALAVSLDVKDEASIAAATQASGAIDILVNNAGIASSKRVLDWQGADWDDVMETNLRGAWMVAAAVASQMRERDASGSIINIASILGERVGSGVMPYAVSKAGLVQMTKAMALELAGKGIRVNALAPGYIKTDINRDFLQSEGGLRLLKRIPQGRFGEPDDLDGALLLLASDGSKFINGAVIAVDGGHLVSSL, from the coding sequence ATGACAGGAAAACTCTCGGCCGATTTAAGCGGCCGCACCGCATTGGTAACCGGCGCTTCGGGTGGCCTTGGGCGACATTTTTCTATTCTTCTTGCCGCGTCCGGTGCACGGGTTGTCGCAGCGGCGCGCAATATGGACAAACTGGCCCAAACAGTGGACATCATCACTTCCAGTGGCGACGAAGCCCTGGCTGTGTCGCTGGATGTCAAAGACGAGGCCAGTATAGCCGCCGCTACCCAGGCCAGTGGCGCCATTGATATTCTGGTTAATAACGCCGGTATAGCTTCATCCAAACGGGTTCTGGATTGGCAGGGTGCGGACTGGGATGATGTCATGGAAACGAACCTGCGTGGTGCCTGGATGGTCGCCGCGGCCGTTGCAAGCCAAATGAGGGAGCGTGATGCTTCGGGTAGCATTATCAATATTGCGTCCATTTTGGGTGAACGGGTCGGGAGCGGGGTCATGCCTTACGCGGTTTCCAAAGCCGGTCTTGTTCAAATGACCAAGGCCATGGCCCTTGAACTCGCCGGCAAGGGAATCCGGGTTAATGCCCTGGCCCCGGGATACATCAAGACGGACATCAACAGGGATTTTTTGCAAAGCGAGGGCGGGCTTCGCTTGCTGAAGCGCATTCCCCAGGGTCGATTCGGCGAACCTGATGATCTGGACGGGGCTTTGCTGCTGCTGGCCAGTGATGGTTCTAAATTTATCAACGGGGCGGTCATTGCTGTAGATGGCGGCCACCTCGTCAGTTCTCTTTAA
- a CDS encoding NADPH:quinone oxidoreductase family protein, translated as MRAVLCHQWGEPDSLSVGEAVNPEPGPDQVKIRVRAAALNFADILMVGGTYQEKPPFPFSPGLEVAGEIMETGERVMAVLNWGGFAEYAVAHTKDVMAIPDTMSFTAAAAIPIAYGTAHMALVDKARLGEGESLIVHGASGGVGLAAIDVGKAIGANVIAVSSGADKITAVLKQGADHVIDYKDGDVKDQIKALLPGGGDVYFDPVGGSSFDASLRSAAPGARILVVGFAGGNVPQIPANILMVKNVTAIGFYWGAHRKFAPDSVTRSFKEILDWIEQGRLNPLAVMTFNLDAASEAMNTMKSRRSIGKIVLQDTDQ; from the coding sequence ATGCGCGCCGTCCTTTGTCATCAATGGGGAGAACCCGACAGTTTAAGCGTTGGCGAGGCCGTTAATCCCGAACCCGGGCCGGATCAGGTGAAAATCCGGGTTCGCGCCGCAGCCCTTAATTTCGCAGATATCCTGATGGTTGGCGGCACCTATCAGGAAAAACCACCGTTTCCTTTCAGTCCCGGCCTTGAGGTCGCAGGTGAAATCATGGAAACCGGCGAGCGGGTCATGGCGGTGCTGAACTGGGGTGGCTTTGCTGAATATGCTGTCGCCCATACAAAGGATGTAATGGCTATTCCTGATACCATGTCCTTCACCGCAGCCGCTGCCATTCCCATCGCATACGGCACCGCCCACATGGCGCTTGTCGACAAGGCTCGGCTTGGGGAAGGGGAGTCACTGATCGTCCATGGCGCTTCCGGGGGTGTCGGCCTGGCCGCTATCGATGTGGGTAAGGCAATTGGCGCGAACGTCATTGCCGTGTCATCGGGGGCTGATAAAATAACCGCTGTACTTAAGCAAGGCGCCGATCATGTTATTGATTACAAGGATGGTGATGTAAAGGATCAGATCAAGGCGTTGTTGCCCGGTGGTGGCGATGTTTATTTCGATCCTGTCGGGGGCTCTTCCTTTGATGCTTCCCTGCGTTCGGCAGCACCCGGCGCACGAATTCTGGTGGTTGGCTTTGCCGGTGGTAACGTGCCGCAAATCCCCGCTAATATCCTGATGGTCAAGAACGTTACGGCCATTGGCTTTTATTGGGGTGCGCACCGTAAATTTGCCCCGGACAGTGTGACCCGGTCATTTAAGGAAATTCTCGACTGGATAGAGCAGGGACGTCTCAATCCGCTTGCTGTTATGACTTTCAATCTGGACGCTGCCAGTGAAGCCATGAATACTATGAAATCACGCCGCTCCATCGGCAAAATCGTTTTACAGGATACAGACCAATGA